One genomic segment of Catalinimonas alkaloidigena includes these proteins:
- a CDS encoding AI-2E family transporter, with translation MQTFTSQSRIVNWAAFFLLVTLITHILVVARPVLIPLVFAGFIAILFSPLCTWLEKYHFPRWLTAIISLLLSIIIFGGIITFFYSQTQRFASDLQSLGQSLNELVAEFAERFNTFTGNSNLVEMNTVQEALGMLLENNTEILTQGLSQMTASFIQIMLFMSLVVLFLIYRDEILKFALKAIQGDDDHLESIILKVKQVVRNYIIGIFLVILILAACNSIALWAMDIEHALFFAVFAAILNIVPFIGPLVGSILPALFALVMKDSLWYPFGVVIYFIIIQSFESYMITPNIVGRKVSVNPMFTILAIFVGNLVWGIAGMILFIPFTAMLKQIFDEVDLLKPYGYIMGGMQKRNPKK, from the coding sequence ATGCAAACTTTTACATCGCAAAGCAGGATTGTTAACTGGGCTGCATTTTTTTTACTTGTAACACTGATTACCCATATCCTTGTGGTAGCACGTCCCGTGCTGATACCCTTAGTCTTTGCCGGATTTATCGCCATTTTGTTTTCACCTCTCTGTACATGGCTGGAAAAATACCATTTCCCGCGGTGGTTAACCGCTATCATAAGCCTTTTACTTTCCATCATTATTTTTGGAGGAATCATCACCTTTTTTTATTCTCAAACACAGCGTTTTGCAAGTGACCTGCAAAGTCTGGGGCAAAGTTTAAATGAGTTAGTTGCTGAGTTTGCTGAACGTTTTAACACTTTTACCGGCAATTCTAACCTGGTAGAAATGAATACTGTGCAGGAAGCATTAGGTATGCTACTTGAAAATAACACTGAAATTCTCACCCAGGGACTCAGCCAGATGACTGCAAGCTTTATTCAGATTATGCTCTTTATGTCACTTGTGGTACTCTTTCTGATTTACCGTGATGAGATATTAAAGTTCGCACTAAAAGCTATTCAGGGAGATGATGATCATCTTGAATCTATCATACTGAAGGTGAAGCAAGTGGTCAGAAACTACATCATAGGGATATTTCTGGTTATTTTGATACTGGCAGCTTGTAATAGTATTGCGCTGTGGGCAATGGACATAGAGCACGCATTATTTTTTGCAGTCTTCGCGGCTATTCTGAATATTGTGCCCTTCATAGGCCCATTGGTCGGCTCAATTTTACCCGCTTTGTTTGCGCTGGTGATGAAAGATTCACTATGGTATCCTTTTGGCGTAGTCATCTATTTTATCATTATTCAATCTTTTGAGAGTTACATGATAACGCCCAACATCGTAGGGAGAAAGGTAAGTGTAAATCCTATGTTTACGATACTGGCAATCTTTGTTGGAAATTTGGTTTGGGGTATTGCTGGAATGATACTATTTATCCCGTTCACCGCTATGTTGAAACAGATATTTGATGAAGTTGATTTACTGAAACCTTATGGTTATATCATGGGAGGGATGCAAAAAAGAAACCCCAAGAAATGA
- a CDS encoding penicillin acylase family protein: MKVVKFLLSIIITIAITVALSIKINSVPPLGKFLDPFHGFWQNAETTIPETRPSLTLDILEAPVSVHYDSLLIPHIFAENETDLYRAQGYIMAKHRLWQMEFITHVAAGRLSEIIGEQALQYDRMQRRKGLTYGAENSLKELMRTTLGKSQLEAYASGVNAYINSLNYDHIPIEYKLLDYYPEAWTPLKTTLLLSYMADDLSGYDNDLENTNALKLLGREHFDFLFPDSVEKEEPIIPPGRSWGFKAAPLDTPKVAIADTTDFILQVIDKPDPDNGSNNWAVSGDMSRSGKPILANDPHLGLNLPSIWYAMQLNAPGVNVMGVALPGAPNVIIGFNDSIAWGVTNARRDVKDWYKIHFTDSFQNEYYYDGNRLKVQKRVEEIKIRDGSTFYDTVTYTHFGPVVYDQNFPTDSVLNQKRGYSMKWTALDASSEMLTFYNLNRADNYEEFVQALKTYESPAQNFVFASSAGDIAMWVQGKFPAKWKEQGKFLMDGSTSALEWQYDIPTTQNAHVLNPERGFVSSANQVPVADNYPYYVYDITYEHYRNRRINDRLKRMRNVTPKDFMDLQNDTYNLLAAESLPVMLDTLDLATLSPEEKEAYDILQKWNYYNNTNYKAPSIFDLWWSNLNAITWDEFDGKAMELRKPNKETTVYIMQNFPDNAFFDMQNTTVVETLPDVVRASFSQTVKELSAWEEEHEEEYFWGNYKNTTLRHLLRIEPFSIDKLMIGGGRSIVAANSGSHGQSWKMVVALGDQPRAWAVYPGGQSGNPGSPYYDNMVGNWANGTYYPLLFMKSGVQQSGGIMFKQSLFPSSDSED; this comes from the coding sequence ATGAAGGTCGTAAAATTTCTTCTTTCAATCATCATTACGATTGCCATTACGGTAGCCTTATCTATCAAAATTAATAGTGTACCTCCTCTTGGTAAATTTCTTGATCCATTTCATGGTTTTTGGCAGAATGCTGAAACAACCATACCCGAAACCAGACCTTCGCTGACGCTTGATATTCTGGAAGCACCTGTAAGTGTACATTATGATTCTTTACTGATCCCCCACATATTCGCAGAAAACGAAACTGATCTGTATCGTGCTCAGGGATATATCATGGCGAAGCATCGTTTGTGGCAGATGGAATTTATCACCCATGTGGCTGCAGGCAGGCTCTCTGAAATAATAGGTGAGCAGGCGCTCCAATATGACCGTATGCAAAGGCGTAAGGGGCTTACCTATGGTGCTGAGAATTCACTTAAAGAGTTGATGCGTACTACATTGGGAAAGAGTCAGTTAGAAGCATACGCCTCAGGAGTAAATGCCTATATCAATAGTCTCAACTACGATCATATTCCTATAGAATATAAATTGCTGGACTATTACCCAGAGGCCTGGACACCGCTTAAAACAACTTTACTGCTCTCCTACATGGCAGACGACCTTTCAGGCTATGACAACGATCTTGAAAATACAAACGCACTCAAACTTCTGGGCAGGGAGCATTTTGATTTTTTATTTCCCGATTCAGTAGAAAAGGAAGAACCTATCATTCCGCCAGGCCGAAGCTGGGGGTTTAAAGCAGCTCCACTGGATACACCAAAGGTTGCCATTGCTGATACTACGGATTTTATTTTACAGGTGATTGATAAGCCAGATCCAGACAACGGGAGTAATAACTGGGCAGTATCGGGGGATATGAGCAGGTCAGGTAAGCCCATTTTGGCAAACGATCCTCACCTGGGACTTAATCTGCCTTCCATCTGGTATGCCATGCAACTTAATGCTCCCGGAGTGAATGTGATGGGTGTTGCCTTGCCCGGTGCGCCCAATGTGATTATTGGATTCAACGACTCTATTGCCTGGGGAGTGACTAATGCCAGAAGAGATGTGAAAGACTGGTATAAGATCCACTTCACCGATAGCTTCCAAAACGAATATTATTATGATGGCAACCGCTTGAAAGTACAAAAGAGAGTAGAGGAAATTAAAATCAGAGACGGCAGCACATTTTATGATACTGTAACCTATACGCATTTTGGCCCCGTGGTTTACGACCAGAATTTTCCTACGGATTCAGTACTCAATCAAAAAAGAGGCTATTCTATGAAATGGACTGCGCTGGATGCCTCTTCTGAAATGCTTACTTTTTACAATCTCAATCGGGCAGATAACTACGAAGAGTTCGTCCAGGCACTTAAGACGTATGAAAGCCCTGCACAGAATTTTGTATTTGCCTCCTCAGCAGGAGACATTGCGATGTGGGTGCAGGGAAAGTTTCCCGCTAAATGGAAAGAGCAGGGTAAGTTCCTGATGGATGGTAGTACTTCAGCCCTGGAATGGCAATATGATATTCCTACTACACAAAATGCCCATGTATTGAACCCAGAACGGGGCTTTGTCAGCTCTGCGAATCAGGTTCCCGTAGCAGATAACTATCCGTATTACGTATACGATATCACCTATGAGCACTATAGAAACCGCCGCATCAATGATAGGCTAAAAAGGATGAGAAATGTCACTCCTAAAGATTTTATGGACTTACAGAATGATACGTACAACCTCCTTGCTGCTGAATCACTTCCTGTCATGCTGGATACCCTGGACCTGGCAACTTTAAGTCCTGAAGAAAAAGAGGCTTATGATATTTTACAAAAATGGAATTACTATAACAATACCAATTATAAGGCCCCCAGCATCTTTGATCTGTGGTGGAGTAATCTGAACGCAATCACCTGGGATGAGTTTGATGGAAAAGCTATGGAACTCAGGAAACCGAATAAGGAAACTACAGTGTACATTATGCAGAACTTTCCTGACAATGCGTTTTTTGACATGCAAAATACCACCGTGGTTGAAACGCTGCCGGATGTAGTGAGAGCGTCATTCTCCCAAACGGTAAAAGAACTTTCCGCATGGGAAGAAGAGCATGAAGAAGAATATTTCTGGGGGAACTATAAAAATACCACATTACGTCACTTGCTAAGAATAGAACCCTTCTCAATAGATAAACTCATGATCGGAGGGGGCAGGAGCATAGTCGCTGCCAATAGTGGAAGTCACGGACAGTCATGGAAAATGGTAGTGGCATTAGGGGATCAACCCAGGGCATGGGCGGTTTATCCGGGAGGACAGTCCGGTAACCCCGGCAGTCCTTATTATGATAATATGGTAGGTAACTGGGCCAATGGGACTTATTACCCATTACTTTTCATGAAAAGTGGCGTTCAACAAAGCGGGGGAATTATGTTTAAGCAATCCCTTTTTCCAAGCTCAGATTCAGAAGATTAA
- a CDS encoding o-succinylbenzoate synthase, giving the protein MISTFQKYTLNFKFLAGTSRGVLKYKDSFFIKVSQAYPAKVYGIGECAPLQGLSQDDRNDMEQILSRVCQLLNNSDLSLESEDEILHWIDKNIAINLPSVRFGVETALLDLKNGGTRQVLPNSWSQAPFQPIEINGLVWMGEKDWMLEQLKAKVASGFTCIKIKIGAIDFKKEMELLAYIRKHYDANQITIRVDANGAFTEDDVYPKLQRLSVFDVHSIEQPVKPGQHDLMRQLSIQCPVAIALDEELIGKNSLEDKTDVLDKINPAYIILKPTLLGGIAATKEWINLAEKRNIGWWITSALESNIGLNAIAQLCATYHTIIPQGLGTGQLYHNNIQSPLRINQGHLYYDQNEAWDLKVVEA; this is encoded by the coding sequence ATGATAAGTACCTTTCAAAAATATACGCTTAATTTTAAGTTTTTAGCAGGTACATCTCGTGGTGTTCTTAAGTACAAAGATTCTTTTTTTATCAAAGTTTCCCAAGCATATCCTGCAAAGGTTTATGGAATAGGTGAATGTGCTCCACTGCAGGGCCTGAGTCAGGATGATCGGAATGATATGGAGCAAATACTAAGCCGCGTGTGCCAACTGCTTAATAATAGTGACTTGAGCTTAGAATCTGAAGATGAAATACTGCATTGGATAGATAAAAATATAGCTATCAACCTTCCATCAGTACGCTTTGGTGTTGAAACAGCATTGCTTGACCTTAAAAACGGAGGAACGAGACAGGTTCTTCCCAATTCATGGTCTCAGGCTCCCTTTCAGCCCATTGAAATCAATGGATTGGTGTGGATGGGTGAGAAAGACTGGATGCTGGAACAGTTAAAAGCAAAAGTAGCAAGTGGTTTTACATGCATCAAGATTAAGATCGGTGCGATTGATTTTAAGAAAGAAATGGAATTGCTGGCATATATCAGAAAGCACTATGATGCTAATCAGATTACCATAAGAGTAGATGCTAATGGTGCATTTACTGAAGACGATGTTTACCCGAAATTACAAAGATTGTCAGTGTTTGATGTACATTCCATTGAACAACCCGTAAAGCCAGGCCAACATGATTTAATGCGTCAGTTGAGTATTCAGTGTCCGGTAGCTATCGCCCTGGATGAAGAACTCATTGGCAAAAATTCACTAGAGGATAAAACAGACGTGTTAGACAAGATCAATCCGGCTTATATCATTTTGAAACCCACATTATTAGGAGGTATAGCAGCGACGAAGGAGTGGATCAACTTAGCAGAAAAAAGAAATATAGGTTGGTGGATTACTTCAGCCCTGGAATCTAATATTGGACTAAATGCCATTGCTCAACTTTGTGCCACATATCACACAATTATCCCTCAGGGATTAGGTACTGGCCAATTGTACCATAATAACATTCAATCCCCTTTACGAATAAATCAAGGTCATCTGTATTATGATCAGAATGAGGCATGGGATTTGAAAGTAGTAGAGGCATGA
- a CDS encoding inorganic diphosphatase — MANAKDEFTIDAIIEIPKGSRNKYEYDRKKQMIRYDRMIFSSMFYPSDYGFIPETLAEDGDEIDVLVLVTEPTFPGCLMEVKPIGLFKMYDEKGTDDKILCVPVSDPIWNKVNALEEVNPHLKMEIEHFFQVYKDLEKKKVGVEGWEDKAAALHAIQDAKKRFQENGIG, encoded by the coding sequence ATGGCCAACGCTAAAGACGAATTCACCATAGATGCGATCATTGAAATTCCAAAAGGGAGTCGTAATAAGTACGAGTATGACCGCAAGAAGCAAATGATTCGCTACGATAGAATGATTTTCTCTTCTATGTTTTATCCCAGTGATTATGGCTTTATCCCCGAAACACTAGCCGAAGATGGTGACGAAATTGACGTACTTGTTTTAGTCACCGAACCGACTTTCCCCGGCTGTCTGATGGAAGTAAAACCTATTGGTCTTTTCAAAATGTATGACGAGAAAGGTACCGACGATAAAATCCTCTGTGTACCAGTAAGTGATCCAATCTGGAACAAGGTCAATGCCTTGGAGGAAGTTAACCCTCACCTCAAAATGGAGATAGAACACTTCTTCCAGGTATACAAAGATCTTGAGAAAAAGAAGGTGGGCGTTGAAGGCTGGGAAGATAAAGCTGCTGCCTTACACGCAATTCAGGATGCGAAGAAAAGATTCCAGGAAAATGGAATAGGTTGA
- a CDS encoding MCP four helix bundle domain-containing protein translates to MNIYNKIKWVLSILLVFVIVLTTNLIDKDNFNRLRHSIVTIYEDRLIANDLIYELTLLIQEKHIALLTSDSIFYKQERLETNDKIQAIIRRYEQTKITEEEREIFNRFKNNIDRLTALEKAFIASGKPHQENLLHQINALKENLYNLTKIQLKEGKRQMVFSQRTMDTIELFTQIEIIFLVVMAVLIQIIILYKPPKH, encoded by the coding sequence ATGAACATATACAATAAAATTAAATGGGTACTGAGTATATTATTGGTTTTTGTAATTGTATTGACCACAAACCTGATTGACAAAGATAATTTCAACAGGTTAAGACATTCCATTGTAACTATTTATGAAGACAGACTAATAGCGAATGACTTAATATATGAATTGACTTTGCTGATACAGGAAAAACATATTGCGCTACTGACCTCGGATTCTATATTTTACAAGCAAGAGCGCCTTGAAACCAATGATAAGATTCAGGCCATAATAAGGCGATATGAACAGACAAAAATTACTGAGGAAGAAAGAGAAATTTTCAATCGTTTTAAGAATAATATTGATCGCCTCACCGCTTTAGAAAAAGCATTTATTGCTTCAGGCAAGCCCCATCAGGAAAATTTACTGCATCAAATTAATGCTTTAAAAGAAAACCTCTATAATTTAACTAAGATCCAGCTTAAAGAAGGAAAAAGGCAGATGGTATTTAGTCAGAGAACTATGGATACCATTGAATTATTTACGCAAATTGAAATCATTTTTTTGGTAGTAATGGCCGTACTTATTCAAATCATCATTTTATACAAGCCTCCAAAGCATTAG
- a CDS encoding ThuA domain-containing protein → MINLNWILIIFLLVSACSQGNTEKAPPSKLKALIIDGQNNHYVWPKTTMMMQDYLEETGLFEVEIHRMDSVWLGIKYNKSRPEPYTYFIEKYPLDSTAYGISHQPIQTSRFSIDFSQYDILVSNLGAQSPIWPEETQRDFEKYISEGGGLVIVHAANNLWSDWEAFNQMIALGAWDGRDSTSGPYVYYNEAGELEKDHSAGIGGSHGPEFEYLITTRAPEHPVMKGLPKAWMHTQDELYERMRGPFENATILATAYSDVEANAPPWDPTVKGLGQHVPTLMAINYGEGRIFHTTLGHFDYSMECAGFITTLQRGAEWVATGKVSQEVPDDFPTENQTVSREWK, encoded by the coding sequence ATGATAAATCTGAATTGGATACTAATAATTTTCCTGTTGGTGAGTGCCTGTAGCCAGGGCAATACAGAAAAAGCTCCTCCATCCAAACTGAAAGCCTTGATTATTGATGGTCAGAATAACCATTATGTATGGCCCAAAACCACTATGATGATGCAGGATTATCTGGAGGAGACAGGACTGTTTGAAGTGGAAATCCACCGCATGGACTCCGTTTGGCTGGGAATTAAATACAACAAATCCAGACCAGAGCCCTATACTTATTTCATAGAGAAATATCCCTTGGATTCCACAGCCTATGGGATATCCCACCAACCGATACAAACATCACGTTTTTCCATTGACTTCAGCCAGTATGACATACTAGTGTCTAATCTTGGTGCCCAATCACCGATATGGCCGGAGGAAACCCAAAGAGATTTTGAAAAATACATCAGTGAGGGCGGTGGCTTGGTCATTGTACATGCAGCTAACAATCTATGGAGCGACTGGGAGGCATTTAATCAAATGATAGCACTTGGGGCCTGGGACGGCCGCGACAGTACCAGCGGTCCTTATGTATATTATAATGAAGCAGGTGAGTTGGAAAAAGACCATTCTGCCGGCATAGGGGGTTCACACGGACCGGAATTTGAATATCTCATTACTACTCGTGCACCCGAGCATCCTGTTATGAAAGGATTACCAAAGGCATGGATGCACACGCAGGATGAATTATATGAACGGATGAGAGGGCCATTTGAAAACGCTACAATTTTGGCTACGGCTTACTCAGACGTAGAGGCCAATGCGCCCCCCTGGGACCCTACTGTTAAAGGTCTGGGACAGCATGTACCTACCTTGATGGCAATCAATTATGGAGAAGGGCGTATTTTTCATACTACGCTGGGGCATTTTGACTATTCTATGGAATGCGCGGGATTCATCACTACGCTGCAGAGAGGCGCTGAATGGGTAGCCACCGGAAAAGTTAGTCAGGAAGTACCTGATGATTTTCCTACTGAGAATCAAACGGTTTCAAGAGAATGGAAGTAA
- a CDS encoding serine hydrolase domain-containing protein, with protein sequence MYDAVAITKLVSDSRLDLDKTMADYFPELVGRIENAERITLRMKVQHRSGIPNLTDTPNFWINPPENSEEALERVLDLPADFEPGAKYAYSNTNYLLISELIEEVTGYSKFQYIKESILIPLALRNTFGSIHEVDVDEVMSG encoded by the coding sequence TTGTACGATGCGGTAGCAATCACCAAACTGGTCAGTGACAGTCGTTTGGATCTGGATAAAACAATGGCCGATTACTTTCCAGAACTGGTGGGAAGAATTGAAAATGCCGAAAGAATTACTTTAAGGATGAAAGTACAGCATCGGTCTGGCATTCCTAATTTAACGGACACCCCGAACTTCTGGATAAACCCGCCAGAGAACAGTGAAGAAGCGCTGGAACGTGTACTGGATCTGCCGGCTGATTTTGAACCTGGTGCAAAATATGCGTATTCAAATACCAACTATTTGCTGATCTCAGAACTTATAGAAGAGGTAACGGGCTACAGCAAATTTCAGTACATAAAGGAAAGTATATTAATCCCGCTTGCACTCAGAAATACATTCGGTTCTATCCATGAAGTAGATGTTGATGAAGTGATGAGTGGCTAA
- a CDS encoding potassium/proton antiporter produces MTITIENILLIGSLLLLISIIAGKTSYRFGVPTLVLFLIIGMLAGSEGIGGIYFDDPKSAQFIGIIALNFILFSGGLDTHWGSIKPILWQGISLSTLGVLLTTLSLGVFVWAITDFTIYEGMLLGAIVSSTDAAAVFSILRSKSLALKTNLRPTLELESGSNDPMAYVLTIAFLGLVINPDQSLVSIIPLFLRQMIIGGLAGFLFGKLSKLVINKIMLDFEGLYPVLVIALMFITFSATDFVGGNGFLAVYLCAVYLGNQELIHKKTIMKMFDGLAWLMQIVLFLTLGLLVFPSHILPVVGIGLLIALFQIFMARPISVFLSLLPFKMKRRRRWYISWVGLRGAVPIVFATYPLLAGIEKADMIFNIVFFISLTSVLLQGTTLSVIAKWLHVSLPEKAKPRAPLDVFLSETAKTAMEEITIEKDGYAVGKKIIELEFPKTAIIAMIIRGEKYITPSGSTEIHAKDTLIVISDNQEGINKAYESIKKPNFGKEQINH; encoded by the coding sequence ATGACCATTACCATTGAGAATATATTATTGATAGGATCGCTCTTACTACTCATTAGCATTATTGCGGGTAAGACTTCCTACAGATTTGGCGTCCCTACTTTGGTATTATTCCTAATCATCGGCATGCTAGCTGGCTCGGAAGGGATAGGGGGGATCTATTTTGATGATCCTAAATCTGCTCAGTTTATTGGCATCATTGCGCTTAATTTTATTCTTTTCTCCGGTGGACTTGATACCCATTGGGGGTCCATAAAGCCGATTTTGTGGCAGGGGATATCCCTTTCCACGCTGGGTGTTTTGTTAACTACTTTATCCTTAGGGGTTTTTGTATGGGCGATTACGGATTTTACGATTTATGAGGGAATGCTGCTGGGAGCTATCGTCTCCTCCACCGACGCCGCGGCTGTGTTCTCTATCCTTCGTTCCAAAAGTCTTGCACTTAAAACCAATCTGCGTCCCACACTGGAGCTGGAAAGCGGTAGTAATGACCCTATGGCTTATGTACTTACCATTGCTTTTTTGGGGCTGGTAATCAACCCTGATCAAAGTTTGGTCTCTATCATCCCCCTTTTTTTACGGCAGATGATCATTGGGGGATTGGCGGGATTCCTGTTTGGCAAGCTAAGCAAATTGGTCATCAACAAGATAATGCTGGATTTTGAGGGTCTTTATCCGGTACTGGTGATTGCCCTGATGTTCATCACTTTTTCAGCTACTGATTTTGTAGGAGGGAATGGTTTTTTGGCAGTTTATCTCTGTGCGGTCTATCTGGGTAACCAGGAACTGATCCATAAGAAAACCATCATGAAAATGTTTGACGGTCTGGCCTGGTTGATGCAGATAGTATTGTTCCTTACCCTGGGACTGCTGGTTTTTCCTTCACACATATTACCTGTAGTCGGTATTGGCCTGCTCATTGCACTGTTCCAGATTTTTATGGCTCGCCCTATTAGTGTCTTTTTAAGTCTCTTACCCTTTAAAATGAAACGGAGAAGAAGGTGGTATATCTCCTGGGTAGGTCTGAGAGGTGCAGTACCCATCGTATTTGCTACCTATCCGCTACTGGCAGGCATTGAAAAAGCGGATATGATTTTCAATATTGTATTTTTCATTTCTTTAACCTCAGTGCTTTTGCAAGGGACCACACTTTCGGTAATCGCCAAATGGCTGCACGTTTCCCTGCCTGAAAAAGCCAAACCCAGGGCGCCTCTTGATGTATTCTTGTCAGAAACCGCCAAGACTGCTATGGAAGAAATTACCATAGAAAAGGATGGCTATGCGGTGGGCAAGAAGATCATAGAGCTGGAGTTCCCTAAAACAGCCATTATTGCCATGATCATCAGAGGTGAAAAATACATCACGCCCAGTGGTTCTACAGAAATTCATGCCAAGGACACACTGATAGTGATATCTGACAATCAGGAAGGTATTAACAAAGCATATGAATCCATAAAAAAACCTAACTTTGGTAAGGAACAAATCAACCATTGA
- a CDS encoding NAD-dependent epimerase/dehydratase family protein yields the protein MTKKRIFFTGGSGKAGKHVIPYLLEQGHRVLNVDLQPLNYPGVDNLLADITDSGQMFNAMRSYAGLDELEQGNGVPKFDAVVHFAAVPRILIKADNETFRVNTMGTYNVIEAAVKLGIQKIVIASSETTYGICFSDGKTDPKVLPLEEDYDVDPMDSYGLSKVVNEKTARSFQRRSGFDIYALRIGNVVEPHEYTELFPHYFKHPEVRRRNAFCYIDARDLGQIVDLCLQKDELGFQVFNAGNDHNGAVIPTKELAERFFPGVPVSREMGEHEALFSNRKIREVLGFKEQHNWKNYVKWD from the coding sequence ATGACTAAAAAGCGAATTTTTTTTACAGGTGGGTCAGGAAAGGCAGGAAAGCATGTAATTCCCTACCTGCTAGAACAGGGACATAGAGTATTGAATGTAGACCTTCAGCCTCTCAATTACCCGGGGGTAGATAATCTGCTCGCTGATATTACAGATTCTGGTCAAATGTTTAATGCTATGCGTTCCTATGCCGGTTTAGACGAGTTGGAACAGGGTAATGGCGTACCAAAATTTGATGCGGTAGTACACTTTGCCGCAGTCCCCAGAATTTTAATCAAAGCTGATAATGAAACTTTTAGGGTCAACACCATGGGCACCTACAATGTGATTGAGGCAGCAGTAAAGCTAGGCATCCAGAAGATAGTGATAGCCTCCTCGGAGACTACCTATGGTATTTGTTTTTCGGATGGCAAAACTGACCCAAAAGTACTGCCTCTGGAGGAGGATTATGATGTTGATCCCATGGATAGCTATGGATTATCCAAGGTGGTGAACGAGAAAACAGCCCGCAGCTTTCAGCGACGATCAGGCTTTGATATTTATGCCCTTCGCATTGGAAACGTAGTTGAACCTCACGAATACACTGAATTATTTCCACATTATTTCAAACACCCTGAAGTGCGCCGCAGGAATGCCTTCTGTTACATTGATGCGCGTGACCTGGGACAGATTGTGGATTTATGTTTACAAAAAGATGAACTCGGTTTTCAGGTTTTCAATGCCGGAAACGATCATAATGGTGCGGTCATTCCCACCAAAGAACTGGCAGAGCGCTTTTTTCCGGGGGTGCCGGTTTCCCGAGAAATGGGCGAACATGAGGCATTGTTTTCAAATCGTAAAATCCGTGAAGTGCTGGGATTCAAAGAACAACATAACTGGAAAAATTATGTGAAATGGGACTGA
- a CDS encoding formylglycine-generating enzyme family protein → MEKVNQKIDRAEIDELFVTIPSGTVKMKDDRTKKSWSVTIESFELSKYPITQALFKAITDENPSAFKGDKLPVETVSWLEAINFCNRLSEFLGKNKCYTSDLATEKVAFDPNANGFRLPTEAEWQYACQAGTPGIRYGELNEIAWFKDNSNHRTQEIAQKKPNAWGLYDMLGNVWEWCSDIYDETVYGTYRVFRGGGWCDQERSVMATTRRRSHPYSFRIDDLGFRIATYSRK, encoded by the coding sequence GTGGAAAAGGTAAACCAAAAGATAGATAGAGCAGAAATTGACGAATTGTTTGTGACTATTCCGTCAGGTACTGTAAAAATGAAAGACGACCGAACAAAGAAATCCTGGTCAGTTACTATCGAAAGCTTTGAACTTTCCAAATATCCAATTACCCAGGCATTGTTTAAAGCAATTACTGACGAAAACCCATCGGCATTTAAAGGGGATAAATTACCAGTTGAGACAGTTTCATGGCTAGAAGCGATAAATTTTTGCAATCGCCTGTCTGAATTTTTAGGGAAAAACAAATGCTATACCAGTGACTTAGCCACCGAAAAAGTTGCCTTTGATCCAAATGCTAATGGGTTTCGATTACCAACAGAAGCTGAATGGCAATATGCTTGTCAAGCGGGAACTCCAGGCATTAGGTACGGAGAATTGAATGAAATTGCCTGGTTTAAAGACAATTCCAATCATCGGACGCAAGAAATTGCACAAAAGAAACCTAATGCTTGGGGACTGTATGATATGTTAGGAAATGTTTGGGAATGGTGTTCAGACATTTATGATGAAACTGTTTACGGAACCTATCGTGTTTTTCGGGGTGGTGGTTGGTGCGACCAGGAAAGGAGTGTAATGGCGACAACTCGAAGAAGAAGTCACCCTTACTCTTTTAGAATAGACGATTTAGGTTTCAGAATAGCGACTTACTCAAGAAAATAA